The nucleotide sequence GGCTCTGGCACGTTTAAGGAAGACTCCCAACTGCTGGAAGACACCGTTAATGCCCGTAACATTGCTCTGGCAGAAGAACTGAACCTGTCTCTGCTAACCCATTGCAGCACCTGCCAGGGGGTAATTGGACGGGTGGATGAGCGGCTGAAAGAACGGCAAACATCCAACCCAGCCTATGTTGAGCAGGTGAATAGGCTGCTTCAACAAGAAAACTGCTCACCTTACCAGGGGACGACGACTGTTAAGCATTTGCTCTGGGCGCTGGTTGGTGATTATGGTCTGGACGCCCTGGAGAAGCAGGTAACGCGCAAACTCTCTGGTCTCAAATGTGCCGCTTTTTACGGTTGCTACTTGCTGAGAACTCAATCCCATCTTCCCTTTGACGATCCCTACAATCCTCAATCTCTGGAGAATGTATTTCGGGCAGTGGGTGCCACCCCTGTTTACTACCGGGGACGGACCCAATGCTGTGGCTGGCCCCTTTCCAGCTACGCCACTGAGCAGTCATTTAAGATGGCAGGAATGCATATCCAGGAGGCGATCGCCCAGGGAGCCGATTGTATCGTTACACCCTGCCCCCTCTGCCATCTGAACCTGGACTCTCGCCAGCCTGAAGTTGAGCAAGTGATTGGACAAACCCTGGGACTACCGATTTTGCATCTGCCCCAACTGGTCGCGCTGGCCCTGGGGATTCGCCCGCAGGATCTGGGTCTACATCGTCACATTGTCTCGACCCGCCCGGTACTGGAAAAGCTTGGACTGTGACGGAAACCAAAATGAATTCTGCAATCGCCAAAAGAATTTTTATCTGCATAAGTTCCGCTGCCATTTTTTCAGGCTGTGCCCTGAATCCTCCTGCTTCCACGGAGTCTCCTGAGGTTTCAACCAGCCCCACGCCTGGTAGCCCACCGACTGCTCCCAGCCCAGCCAGTCCTGCTCCAGCAACCCCTCCAGCCACAGCCACTCCAGTGTCCCCGACACCGGGGGCAGGCAGTCCTTCCCCTGTTCAAGCTTTAGAAACCCGGTTGAGCCAGGTCGTCACTGCGGCGATCGGCGTTCCTATTCAATCGGTCAAATGTCCGGCAGGGGCAGATGTGGCTGTTGATAGCCGCTTTGACTGTGAGGCAGTTTCGGATGGGCAACCATTCACGATCGCGGTTGAAGTGACCAACGCCACGGTGCCTCAGTTCAGGTGGAGGACGAAAGGGCTATTGGTGATCTCAAAGCTGGAAGCCTACCTCCAGAAGGAAATCAAAGACAGAGGCGGAATTGATGTTACAGCCAGTTGCGGCAGCAACATTCGAGTTGTGCAGTCTGGGGAAACCTTTGAATGCCAGATTACAGATGCCAGAGGCAAGGAACGCTCAGCCAGAGTGACCGTCAAAGACGAGCAGGGTAATGTGGAAGTGTCGCTAATGTGAGCTATAGCCCTTTTCAAGGGTGTGAAGTACAGTGGGGTGCGCCGCACCCCACTGTACTTCACACTCCCGTACTTTACTCAATTGAAAAACGCTATAAAAGCTGATCGGGGTGACAGGACTGAGAGAACCTGGATAGAGAAAAGAAGCGGAACAGACAGAAAAATGACCTCACGATTTAAAGTATAGAAATTTTTCTTAATCAAATTTAATGCCAGACTTGCAATCCTTGATATGCGACCACTTGATACTTTACCTTTGGTTTCATTCTTGCCTTCCCCAATCAGCCCCAACTCGGTTCTGAGATCGCGTTTCATTACTTGATCCTGTGTTAACGTAAGAGTCGAGTATTTGATTCGGCTGCGTCGTTTGTTTTATGTCCAACAGGCTTCTCTCCGGATTTAAATCTCTACAACATGTCAATTTCCGGAGATCTCCATGTCAATTTATGTAGGTAACCTTTCCTACGCTGTTACCCAGGAAGAACTTTCTGCCATTTTTGCTGAATATGGAACCGTCAAGCGGGTTCAGTTGCCAACCGACCGTGAAACCGGTCGTCCGCGGGGCTTTGGCTTTGTGGAAATGTCAACTGACGATGAAGAGACGGCGGCTATTGAAGCTCTAGATGGTGCTGAATGGATGGGTCGCGACCTGAAAGTGAATAAAGCCAGACCCCGTGAAGAGCGTAAGCCCGGTGGCAGTTTTGGAGGAAATAGTAGAGGTTATTCACGCCGCTACTAAGCTGTTCTCAACCATTTCTAAACTATTTGAATGATGGACTTGGACTTTGGACTTCAGGCTGTTTGAGATCTCCGGCATTGGAGCTAAGTTTCTCTGGTCGAAGTCCAGAGTCTATTTTTTATCAGTGTTGAATTCAGGGTTCATCCTGGGAACGTTGCCTGCTAATCTAAACCTGGAAACATGAATTTGCGGGGTTTTGAAGGGGGACAATCCTTCAAGATTTGCCTGGCAGACTACTGTCCAAACCGTTTCTGCTCACCCCGGAAGCGAATATATTCTGCGACTATAAAGACAATTCCTGTCGCCAGGATTAACACCACACTGAGGGCATTGATATCAGGCTTGACGCCTGTGCGAATGCGACTGAAGATTTCCATGGGTAATGTGGTCACTCCGCCTCCAGCCGTGAAGCTGGCAATCAGAAAGTCATCCAGACTCAGAACAAATGCCAGCAGGCAACCCGAAATAATTGCGGGCATCAGTTCTGGCAACAATACCTTCAGAAATGCCTGAGTCGGGTTTGCGCCCAGATCCAGAGCAGCTTCTTCCAGGTTCGGGTTGAGGTTGGTAATCCGAGTCGATACAACCCAGGCAATATAGGACAGGCAGAACACCACATGGGCTGCCACAACTGTCCATAAGCTAAGTTGGATGGCTCCCCCAGTCAGGGGAATTGCGATCGCCGCCAGAAACACCAGGGTGGAAACTGCCATTGCAATATCTGGAACAATTAACGGCAGGTAAGCCACTCCCTGGTAAAGCCTTTTCCCTCGAAACTGGTAACGGGCCAAACCGACTGCCATTAAGGTGCCAATTACAGCCGCAATCGCAACAGCAAACACGGCAACCTGCAAGCTGGTCAGTAATGAATTCAGAATGCGCCCATCTCTAAAGAATTTCAGATACCACTCCCAGGTAAACCCTTTCCAGGTAGCGCTGTAGGGTGATTGATTGAAACTGTAAAATGCCAGGACAGCGATCGGCAGATACATAAACCCAAACATTAGCAAGGCAAAGAGGGTTTGCCAGGCAAAGGGAAACTGGGGTTTGGGGTGGGGTCTGGGCATCGGTGGAGGAGTCAGGAGTTGTGAGTTGTTAGAAGTTGTTAGAAGTTTTTAGAGGGGGAGCGCAGGCGATGAACCGATCAGGGAAGAGGACAGTGGTTTAGAAGAATAATTTGCTCTGCCTTCTGCCCTCTGCCTCCCATTCAACTGGCTACTTCTTTAAACTGGAGTCGCCATACCGGATCTGGAGTGCGATCGCGATGCTGACGATCAAGATCAACATGGTGCTGAGAGCTGATCCAAATCCCCAATTTTGAGTGGCTCCCAGGAAGTAGTTATAGATCAAACGGGCAACAGTCATGCTGGAGGCACCCCCCAGTAATTCGGGGTTGATAAAGTCTCCCATACAGGTGATAAACACCAGCAGGGAACCTGCCGTAATGCCCGCCATTGACTGAGGAATAGTCACCTTCCAAAATGCCTGTTGGGGATTGGCACCCAGATCGGCAGCCGCTTCCAGCAATCGCCTGTCCAGCTTTTCCAGAGAGGCATACAGAATCAGCACCATGTAAGGCAATAATCCATAGGTCATGCCAATCAGGACAGCGGGTTCTCGATTAAGAATATCCAGAGGGGGGATATTCACCAGACCCAACAAGCTATTGAGGACTCCGGTTGGGCGCAAAATTGTAATCCAGGCATAGGATCGCAACAGGGAAGAAGTCCATAAGGGCAACACAAACCCCAGTAGTGCCAGGTTTTGCCAGCGTTTTGGTACCATCAGGGCAATCCAGTAGGCAACTGGAAAGCCTAACAGCAGGCAAAGAGCCGTTGAACTGATGGAGAAGAACAGCGATCGCCACAAAACAGGTAAATAGTCAGGCTGAAAAATTCGGAAGTAGTTATCAAGCCCCGATGGGTTTACCACATCTCCCGGCTTAATGCCTGGCACCAGGCTGAGTTGAACAATTAACAGAATCGGAATCACCAGTAGCAGGGTCAGCCACACCCCCGCTGGAGCCAGCATCACCACAGGTTCAACCCATTTCGGGGGAGAAGGAATTGGCTTGGATTCAGAACTGCCGATGAGAGGGGAGGAAGACATACGAGGAAGCGGAGGGAGGGGTAAGGAGATAGAGCTGAGGAGGGAGGGGTAAGGAGGAAAAGAGAAGGCAGAAGGCAGAGGGCAGCAGGGGAGTCTAAAATCCAATCGCAGAAGCCAGAGCAAATTATTCCTCTAAATTATCTTCGGCATTCCCTCTCTAATAACCAACAACTAATAACTAATAACGCAATGTGCAATTTACTGGCTGAAACCCCTGAGGTCTCTTTGCCAACAACCATCAACTGCTGGTTAATCTTGTCCAATACTGGTCATACAAATCAGTGGTTGCCGGATCAACGGGAACAATAGGTTCGCAGATATCAATGATTTCATCGGGAGGAAACAGGCTCTGGTCGTCGCGGAGGGGAGCCGGAAGCTGGTCATAGGCAGCCTGGTTGGGAGTGGCAAAAAACAGACGCTCGGTGACATCTACAGCGATCGCGGGTTGCAACATGAAGTTAATCCAGGCATAGGCAGCATCAGGATTAGGGGAAGTTTTAGGAATCACCATGGTGTCACTCCAGAGGGATGCACCGCTTTTCGGAACCACATATTTCAGAGGCAAACCCGGGTTTTCTCGCATCAGTCGGACAGCATCCGCAGAGTAAGCCATAGCAAGGTAAAGGTCGCCTGCCAGCAGCCGTTCTCGCCAGCCATCAGTGGTAAAGTTGGTAATCGCGGGCTTCAGTTCAACCAGTTTCTCATAGGCCTGTTTAATCTCATCAGGATTTGTAGTGTTGTATGAATAGCCCAGGGACTTTAGCGCCGCTCCAAGCACTTCTCGGACATCGTCCAGTAAGGTAATGCGGCGAGTCAATTTCGGCTGATTTCGCCAGAGGTAGTCCCAATCCTCTGGACCCGGATCAAGCTGATTGGCATTGTAGATCAGACCGGTTGTTCCCCAACTGATTGGGATGCTGTGGCGGTTGCCGGGATCATAGGCCGGGTTTTGAAACTTGGGCAATATGTTCTCAATGCCCAGCAGTCGAGAGTGGTCAAGCTCACTCAGAAAGCCCTTTTCAATCATTTCCGCGACTTTGTAGTCTGACGGGTAAATGACACTGTAGATGACCCCTTTCCCCGCCTGGAAAGTTGCCAGCATTGTCTCATTGGAGTTGAAAATAGCTGGAATCACCCGGATCCCGGTTTGGGTTCTGAAGCTCTCCAGGAGAGGATCATCTACATAGCTGGACCAGGTGTAGATGTGTAGTTCATCTTTGGCTCCGCGAGGGCGGGTGGCAGGTCTGACTTCTGCCAGCGTCCAGCCACAACCAGAGAGTGCCATGCCTGTCAGAGCCTCAGACGAGACTTGCAGAAACTGGCGACGAGTTAGTCTGGAATGGAAAATGGTTGGCAGCACAGGAAGTCCTCAGGTTGCAATTGCCAGACAATCATCAAATGCCCAGTAGACGTAAATTGGGGTGTCAGCGTCGGGCAGGTTGAGGACACTGGGCTGCATCACAGTCAGGCGATCACCCGAATCCAGTTCCACCAGATAATGAACATGGGTTCCAAGGTACATAACATTCACGAACCGCCCCTTAAACCAGTTCACCTGATCACCGGGTTGAGTGTGGCTGACCTGAATTCTTTCTGGACGCACACTAATTACCACTCGACCAGAAGAGGGAGTATTGCCCATCTCTGAAGGCTTTACTTTCATCTTTAAGCCTTTTTCGGTGATGACCCAGAGCATGGCTGGATGTGACCCTTCAATTTTGCCAGGAAACAGATTGGTATCGCCGATAAAGTCAGCCACAAAGGGAGTCAACGGTTGCTCATAAATTCGGCTGGGCGTGTCAACTTGCTCAACCCTGCCCTGGTTCATGACGGCAATCCGGTCAGACAGGCTGAGGGCTTCTTCCTGATCGTGGGTGACCATCACAAAGGTCAGCCCCAATTCCCGATGCAGATTCGTTAGCTCGACCTGCATTTCTTTGCGCAACTTTAAGTCCAGTGCCCCCAGAGGTTCATCCAGTAGCACGACTGCTGGCCGATTGACCAGTGCCCTGGCCAGAGCAACCCGCTGTTGTTGCCCCCCAGAAAGCTGCCCTGGAAAGCGGTTTGCAAAGGATTCCATCTTGACCAGGTTGAGTGCCTCTTTCACCCGAGTTTCAATTTCAGCTTTGCTCCGCTTTTTCAGTCGCAAGCCAAAGGCAATATTTTCCTGAACCGTTAAATGATTGAACAGGGCATAGCTTTGAAAAACCGTGTTGACGGGGCGACGATAGGGCGGCACCTGGGTCATGGGTTGCCCCTGGATCAGCACTTCGCCAGCAGAGGGGGTTTCAAATCCAGCAATCAGTCTTAATGTGGTTGTTTTGCCACATCCCGAAGGACCCAGGATGCTAAAAAACTCCCCACGAAGAATGTTAAGGTCAACGCTACGCACGACGGTTTCGCCAGCGAATACCTTAAAGACTTTCCGCAGCTCAACATCAAAGCCGGTATCGGCTCTTGTAACCTGCTGATTCTGGGTGAGAATTTGAGACATAATGGCGATTCCCTATGAGAACTCCACCAGCTTCCTGGATCTTCATGGTAGAGTGACTGATTGAACATGACGTTTATTTTATCGACCTGACATTCATTTAGAAATTTGAGCGGATCTTAAAGAAAAACTTGAAATTATAGATTGCATTATTGGGAGGCTTTGGGGCAGCTCTGATTGAACAGAGTGATCAGGAACCCTGTACTGACATCCGTAAACCCATACCCACCCAACCCCTGAATCAGAATCATCCCTGATCCTGCTATCTAGACTACCCAATGCGATTCAACCTTTCCAGAACGAGTGCCCCATATTCTGAACCTAGATTGCCCAATTATTCATGAATAGAGACTATCTCTTTCAGGTCTTCTAGATTTTTCTTTTTCATCCTTTTGTTAAAGGATTTTGACTGACGGTGGATGTATGACTCTGACTCAGCCTTCTTCAAGGACAGCACAAAAAACAGCCCGCACGGTTGGCCGTGGGTATCAGTCTGTTGCCATCATGTTGGGTATTTCTATCGTGATGCTGGGCGGAATTTGCACCCGGCTGGGCTATCTGCAACTGCTAGAGGGCGATCGCAACCGACAACTGGCAGACAACAATCGCATCCGACTGATCCCAAAACAGCCAGAACGGGGCACAATCAGAGATCGCAAAGGCAAGGTGCTGGCAGTCAGCCGCTTATCTCACTCCGTCTATTTGTGGCCCCTGGCGCAGAAAAAGGCAGAGTGGAATCAGACCTTCAAACGGCTTGCCCAGTTGTTGAATATTCCCGAAAGTTATCTCCAGAAACGGATTGAGCAGGCAGGTTATAACTCCCCCTATTTGATCCGGGTGATGCGAAGTATCAGCCCTGCCCAGGTCACTGTGCTGTCTGAATATGCCAGTGAACTGGAAGGGGTGCAGGTTGAGCCGGAGGCTGTTCGCTATTACCCCAATGGCGACCTGGCAGCTCATGTGCTGGGCTACACGGGAGAAATGAGTGACCAGGATCTGGAACGGCGACAGAAGAAGGGGTATCGCCTGGGAGATGTGATTGGTCAAATGGGAATTGAGTCTGCCTATGAAGACTTGCTGCGGGGTGAGTGGGGCGGGCAACAGGTTGAGGTGGATGGCCTGGGGCAGGTGGTGCGGATTCTGGGTCGGAAAGAAACTCAATCTGGCAAAAACGTTAACCTGACTCTGGATGTAGACCTGCAAAAGGCTGCCGAGGTGGCATTGGGGGATCGTAAGGGGGCGATCGTTGCTATGGACCCTAATAACGGAGCAGTGCTGGCAATGGTCAGCCGTCCAGCATTTGACCCAAACCTGTTCTCGGCCCGGATTAGTGATGAACAGTGGAAAAGGTTACAGAGTGAAGACCATCCGTTTGTTAACCGCGCGTTACAGGGATTTCCGCCCGCCAGTACATTCAAGATTGTGACAACGGCTGCCGCCATCGAAACTGGCAAATTCAGTCCAGATACAGTATTGCAAACCTACCCTTCCCTGACCATTGGCGGTATTGAGTTTGGGGATTGGAACCGGGCCGGGTTTGGGCCGCTCAATTTTGTCGGAGCAATGGCCTGGAGTAGTGACACTTTCTTTTACCAGATTGCCATGGGAGTGGGAGATAGGGATCTGATTCAGTGGACGCGCCGGTTTGGGTTTGGTAGAAAAACTGGAATTGAGCTATCCTCTGAGGAGGCAGCGGGGCTGGTACCAGACGAAAACTGGAAGCAAAAAGAGATTGGAGAAGGCTGGTTTTTGGGCGACACGGTCAATATGTCAATTGGACAGGGATATTTGCAGACCTCTCCCCTCCAGGTTGCTGTGATGTTTGCCGCTGTTGCTAATGGCGGCTATCTGGTCAAACCCCATCTGTTGAAGGATAACGAAGCAGCCAAAAACTGGCGAGAGCCGTTGAACCTCAAGCCAGAAACCATCCGGATTTTGCAGGAGGGGTTAAGGGCAGTCGTTGTAAGCGGTACAGGAACAGCCCTTAACGTACCCAACCTGCCTCCGATTGCTGGCAAAAGTGGCACCGCAGAGGACTTCGGCCGGAAGTCCCATACCTGGTTTGGAGGGTATGCTCCGGCAAATAAACCAGAGATTTTGGTAGTTGCTTTTGGTGAAAACTCTGGCGGCGGTGGCGGTTCATTAACTGGTCCAATGGTGCGCCAGGTGATTGAATCTTATTTCAACCCCAGCAAGAAGCTCGTGAAGCAGGCAGAGATTGAGCAGGTCTTGACCGATTAAGGCATGTAGGAAGCCCCAGGTTGAATAAACTGCTTGAGGATAGTGGAGGGGGAACGATCCCAGGTGTCAATATGTTCGTAGATCAGGGCTTCTGAGTTGAGTTTGTAGAGAGAGTAGCCATTGAAAAAAATGGTTGCCTTCCACGGGACTCGCAGGGTACCGCGAACAGTCCAGTCAGCCCGAATGGCATCTGGACCACACGGCTGAACGTCATGTAAGTCAAAATCGAGTTCGGTGAAGAACAATCTGCCGTGGAAGCGTAAGGTCCAGAAGATGATGCGGTAGTTGAATTTGCCTTTGAACTGGTTAACCGGGTCACGGAAGAAAATATCCCGGCTGTAGATGTCATAGGAAATGTCTTTCTGGAAGAGGTTTGGCAGATCATGTTT is from Leptothermofonsia sichuanensis E412 and encodes:
- a CDS encoding CoB--CoM heterodisulfide reductase iron-sulfur subunit B family protein; protein product: MPSFPLKYAYFPGCVAQGACRELYQSTQALTQALGIELIELKKAACCGSGTFKEDSQLLEDTVNARNIALAEELNLSLLTHCSTCQGVIGRVDERLKERQTSNPAYVEQVNRLLQQENCSPYQGTTTVKHLLWALVGDYGLDALEKQVTRKLSGLKCAAFYGCYLLRTQSHLPFDDPYNPQSLENVFRAVGATPVYYRGRTQCCGWPLSSYATEQSFKMAGMHIQEAIAQGADCIVTPCPLCHLNLDSRQPEVEQVIGQTLGLPILHLPQLVALALGIRPQDLGLHRHIVSTRPVLEKLGL
- a CDS encoding ABC transporter permease, which produces MPRPHPKPQFPFAWQTLFALLMFGFMYLPIAVLAFYSFNQSPYSATWKGFTWEWYLKFFRDGRILNSLLTSLQVAVFAVAIAAVIGTLMAVGLARYQFRGKRLYQGVAYLPLIVPDIAMAVSTLVFLAAIAIPLTGGAIQLSLWTVVAAHVVFCLSYIAWVVSTRITNLNPNLEEAALDLGANPTQAFLKVLLPELMPAIISGCLLAFVLSLDDFLIASFTAGGGVTTLPMEIFSRIRTGVKPDINALSVVLILATGIVFIVAEYIRFRGEQKRFGQ
- a CDS encoding ABC transporter ATP-binding protein, which encodes MSQILTQNQQVTRADTGFDVELRKVFKVFAGETVVRSVDLNILRGEFFSILGPSGCGKTTTLRLIAGFETPSAGEVLIQGQPMTQVPPYRRPVNTVFQSYALFNHLTVQENIAFGLRLKKRSKAEIETRVKEALNLVKMESFANRFPGQLSGGQQQRVALARALVNRPAVVLLDEPLGALDLKLRKEMQVELTNLHRELGLTFVMVTHDQEEALSLSDRIAVMNQGRVEQVDTPSRIYEQPLTPFVADFIGDTNLFPGKIEGSHPAMLWVITEKGLKMKVKPSEMGNTPSSGRVVISVRPERIQVSHTQPGDQVNWFKGRFVNVMYLGTHVHYLVELDSGDRLTVMQPSVLNLPDADTPIYVYWAFDDCLAIAT
- a CDS encoding RNA recognition motif domain-containing protein, which codes for MSIYVGNLSYAVTQEELSAIFAEYGTVKRVQLPTDRETGRPRGFGFVEMSTDDEETAAIEALDGAEWMGRDLKVNKARPREERKPGGSFGGNSRGYSRRY
- the mrdA gene encoding penicillin-binding protein 2, translating into MTLTQPSSRTAQKTARTVGRGYQSVAIMLGISIVMLGGICTRLGYLQLLEGDRNRQLADNNRIRLIPKQPERGTIRDRKGKVLAVSRLSHSVYLWPLAQKKAEWNQTFKRLAQLLNIPESYLQKRIEQAGYNSPYLIRVMRSISPAQVTVLSEYASELEGVQVEPEAVRYYPNGDLAAHVLGYTGEMSDQDLERRQKKGYRLGDVIGQMGIESAYEDLLRGEWGGQQVEVDGLGQVVRILGRKETQSGKNVNLTLDVDLQKAAEVALGDRKGAIVAMDPNNGAVLAMVSRPAFDPNLFSARISDEQWKRLQSEDHPFVNRALQGFPPASTFKIVTTAAAIETGKFSPDTVLQTYPSLTIGGIEFGDWNRAGFGPLNFVGAMAWSSDTFFYQIAMGVGDRDLIQWTRRFGFGRKTGIELSSEEAAGLVPDENWKQKEIGEGWFLGDTVNMSIGQGYLQTSPLQVAVMFAAVANGGYLVKPHLLKDNEAAKNWREPLNLKPETIRILQEGLRAVVVSGTGTALNVPNLPPIAGKSGTAEDFGRKSHTWFGGYAPANKPEILVVAFGENSGGGGGSLTGPMVRQVIESYFNPSKKLVKQAEIEQVLTD
- a CDS encoding ABC transporter substrate-binding protein, producing MLPTIFHSRLTRRQFLQVSSEALTGMALSGCGWTLAEVRPATRPRGAKDELHIYTWSSYVDDPLLESFRTQTGIRVIPAIFNSNETMLATFQAGKGVIYSVIYPSDYKVAEMIEKGFLSELDHSRLLGIENILPKFQNPAYDPGNRHSIPISWGTTGLIYNANQLDPGPEDWDYLWRNQPKLTRRITLLDDVREVLGAALKSLGYSYNTTNPDEIKQAYEKLVELKPAITNFTTDGWRERLLAGDLYLAMAYSADAVRLMRENPGLPLKYVVPKSGASLWSDTMVIPKTSPNPDAAYAWINFMLQPAIAVDVTERLFFATPNQAAYDQLPAPLRDDQSLFPPDEIIDICEPIVPVDPATTDLYDQYWTRLTSS
- a CDS encoding DUF4333 domain-containing protein — translated: MNSAIAKRIFICISSAAIFSGCALNPPASTESPEVSTSPTPGSPPTAPSPASPAPATPPATATPVSPTPGAGSPSPVQALETRLSQVVTAAIGVPIQSVKCPAGADVAVDSRFDCEAVSDGQPFTIAVEVTNATVPQFRWRTKGLLVISKLEAYLQKEIKDRGGIDVTASCGSNIRVVQSGETFECQITDARGKERSARVTVKDEQGNVEVSLM
- a CDS encoding ABC transporter permease, producing MSSSPLIGSSESKPIPSPPKWVEPVVMLAPAGVWLTLLLVIPILLIVQLSLVPGIKPGDVVNPSGLDNYFRIFQPDYLPVLWRSLFFSISSTALCLLLGFPVAYWIALMVPKRWQNLALLGFVLPLWTSSLLRSYAWITILRPTGVLNSLLGLVNIPPLDILNREPAVLIGMTYGLLPYMVLILYASLEKLDRRLLEAAADLGANPQQAFWKVTIPQSMAGITAGSLLVFITCMGDFINPELLGGASSMTVARLIYNYFLGATQNWGFGSALSTMLILIVSIAIALQIRYGDSSLKK
- a CDS encoding DUF2358 domain-containing protein, with amino-acid sequence MMTETQYNEQVERAIAILKHDLPNLFQKDISYDIYSRDIFFRDPVNQFKGKFNYRIIFWTLRFHGRLFFTELDFDLHDVQPCGPDAIRADWTVRGTLRVPWKATIFFNGYSLYKLNSEALIYEHIDTWDRSPSTILKQFIQPGASYMP